Proteins encoded in a region of the Zea mays cultivar B73 chromosome 2, Zm-B73-REFERENCE-NAM-5.0, whole genome shotgun sequence genome:
- the LOC100282611 gene encoding cytokinin-O-glucosyltransferase 2: protein MAAAAAAHVLVFPAPAQGHLNSFLHFSTGLLRAGLHVTFLHTDHNLRRLGTAAAEATVASPRLRFLSVPDGLPDDDPRTVDGLPELMESLRTKASASYRALLASLRAGGGGFPPVTCVVADGIMPFVVDVAEELGVPAISFRTVSACAVLAYLSVPKLIALGELPFPEGGDLDAPIRGVPGMESFLRRRDLPIQFRQLTSTYEEPLVAAVVAATVHSCCKARALIVNTTTSLERSSLGHLTQEMRDVFAVGPLHAMSPAPAVASSLWRPDDGCMAWLDNQQAERAVVYISLGSLAVISHEQFTEFLHGLVATGYPFLWVLRPDMLVASQDAALREAIGAVGKDRACVVPWVPQRDVLRHRAVGCFLTHSGWNSTIEGIVEGVPMVCWPFFADQQINSRFVGAVWRNGLDMKDVCDRVVVESTVREAMESEEIRRSAHALAEQVKRDVADDGASALEFKRLISFITELSTSAAQGTPSSKS from the coding sequence atggcggcggcggcggcggcgcacgtGCTGGTGTTCCCGGCCCCTGCGCAGGGCCACCTCAACAGTTTCCTCCACTTCTCCACGGGGCTCCTCCGCGCGGGCCTCCACGTCACCTTCCTGCACACCGACCACAACCTCCGCCGCCTCGGTACTGCTGCCGCCGAGGCTACGGTCGCCTCGCCGCGTCTCCGCTTCCTATCCGTGCCCGACGGCCTCCCCGACGACGACCCGCGCACCGTCGACGGCCTCCCGGAGCTCATGGAGTCCCTGCGCACCAAGGCCAGCGCCTCGTACCGCGCACTGCTCGCCTCGCTGCGCGCGGGAGGCGGAGGCTTCCCGCCGGTGACGTGCGTCGTTGCCGACGGCATAATGCCGTTCGTGGTCGACGTCGCAGAGGAGCTTGGAGTCCCGGCGATCTCCTTCCGTACGGTGAGCGCGTGCGCGGTCCTGGCGTACCTGTCCGTGCCCAAGCTCATCGCCCtcggcgagctccccttccccgaaGGTGGCGACCTCGACGCGCCCATCCGCGGCGTCCCGGGGATGGAGAGTTTCCTGCGTCGACGAGACCTCCCGATCCAGTTCCGCCAGCTCACCAGCACGTACGAGGAGCCCTTGGTAGCGGCGGTGGTCGCGGCCACCGTGCACAGCTGCTGCAAGGCCAGAGCTCTCATCGTCAACACGACCACGTCCCTGGAGAGGTCATCCCTCGGGCACCTCACGCAGGAGATGCGCGACGTATTCGCCGTCGGGCCTCTGCACGCCATGTCCCCCGCGCCGGCGGTGGCCTCGAGCCTGTGGCGCCCCGACGACGGGTGCATGGCGTGGCTCGACAACCAGCAGGCGGAGCGGGCCGTGGTGTACATCAGCCTGGGTAGCCTCGCCGTCATCTCCCACGAGCAGTTCACCGAGTTCCTGCACGGGCTCGTCGCCACCGGCTACCCGTTCCTCTGGGTGCTCCGCCCGGATATGCTCGTGGCCAGCCAGGACGCCGCGCTCCGGGAAGCCATCGGCGCGGTCGGGAAAGACAGGGCGTGCGTCGTGCCGTGGGTGCCGCAGCGAGACGTGCTGCGGCACCGCGCCGTGGGGTGCTTTCTGACGCACAGCGGGTGGAACTCGACGATAGAGGGCATCGTCGAGGGCGTGCCCATGGTGTGCTGGCCCTTCTTCGCCGACCAGCAGATCAACAGCCGCTTCGTAGGCGCCGTGTGGAGGAACGGGCTGGACATGAAGGACGTGTGCGACAGAGTTGTGGTGGAGAGCACGGTGAGGGAAGCAATGGAGTCCGAAGAGATCAGGAGGTCGGCTCATGCTCTGGCGGAGCAGGTGAAGcgtgacgtcgccgacgacggggcaTCGGCGTTGGAATTCAAGCGCCTCATCAGCTTCATCACGGAGCTCAGCACGTCAGCAGCACAGGGAACCCCATCTTCAAAATCGTGA